The Oncorhynchus mykiss isolate Arlee chromosome 20, USDA_OmykA_1.1, whole genome shotgun sequence genomic sequence TGGTGCCTAACATTTTAAAAGTTGgtagcagtgtgtgtttgtgggactgagtgagagagagagagaggtgtgtgtgtgttataagagggagggagatggtgtgtgtgaggaagggagggaggtatgtgTCTGTGTTAACTGAAGTGTAAAGGTTTCATGCAGTGTTTTcccttactgacacaatgacatgcagatcattatgcatgtATACTCCTCCCTCCCATTCCTCCAGCCAAATCACAGCTAGGCATTTGAAAATATGAGCAAATCGGCCATTCTATTATACGCTGAACCGTGTGAAGTCAGTGTGTTGTATTGAGTAGAAGTGTGAATTTCAGTGATAGGTTTTTTGCGTAGCAAATGCgcagaacatttagaaaatgGGGGAAAACGTCCGGTGGACGGGGCAAAAAGGACACTAGGCCTCTGAATGGTTTCCCCCTTGGTATCGGTGATACTAGGCCTCTGAATGGTTTCCCCCTTGGTATCGGTGATACTAGGCCTCTGAATGGTTTCCCCCTTGGTATCGGTGATACTAGGCCTCTGAATGGTTTCCCCCTTGGTATCGGTGATACTAGGCCTCTGAATGGTTTCCCCCTTGGTATCGGTGATACTAGGCCTCTGAATGGTTTCCCCCTTGGTATCGGTGATACTAGGCCTCTGAATGGTTTCCCCCTTGGTATCGGTGATACTAGGCCTCTGAATGGTTTCCCCCTTGTTATCGTTGATACTAGGCCTCTGAATGGTTTCCCCCTTGGTATCGGTGATACTAGGCCACTCTGAATGGTTTCCCCCTTGGTATCGGTGATACTAGGCCTCTGAATGGTTTCCCCCTTGGTATCGGTGATACTAGGCCTCTGAATGGTTTCCCCCTTGGTATCGGTGATACTAGGCCTCTGAATGGTTTCCCCCTTGGTATCGGTGATACTAGGCCTCTGAATGGTTTCCCCATTGGTATCGGTGATACTAGGCCTCTGAATGGTTTCCCCCTAGGTATCGGTGATACTAGGCCTCTGAATGGTTTCCCCCTTGGTATCGGTGATACTAGGCCACTCTGAATGGTTTCCCCCTTGGTATTGGTGATACTAGGCCACTCTGAATGGTTTCCCCCTTGGTATCGGTGATACTAGGCCACTCTGAATGGTTTCCCCCTTGGTATCGGGACACTAGGCCACTCTGAATGGTTTCCCCCTTGGTATCGGGACACTAGGCCACTCTGAATGGTTTCCCCCTTGGTATCGGGATACTAGGCCACTCTGAATCGTTTCCCCCTTGGTATCGGTGATACTAGGCATCATATCGGTAGTAACGTTTTGGCATCGTGACAACACTACCCTTAATGTACTCACTGTGCTGTCAGTCACTTTGGATAGGCTAACCACTCTCTTCTGGCATGTGTTGTGGTGTTAATTGTAGATCGAGTCATACTGGACGTATGAGGTGTGTCATGGGAAGCATGTGAGACAATACCATGAAGAGAAGGAGACGGGACAGGTCCGTGGGAAATTATTACTTTCACCATAATTAAATTGTCTAGCATTTAAGTATGTTGCAACACATAGAAAAAAAGCAATCAATGtgaaatgttttttctctgttttATCTAGCAGATCAAACTTCAGGAGTACGTCTTGGGAAGCATGACCAAGAAGACTGAATCTTCAACCACTTCAGGAACAGAGACTGCAGAGAAAGTTGAGGAGACGAAACCAGAGGAGTCAGAACCGGAGAAAGAGGTTTGTTGTTTGACAGAGACCCAGCAGTGAGGCtcatatacatttgaaaaaacaCCAGATAAGACTTCTTTGAATCTTTTGTCTTATGTTTGTTTAATTTCTCTTTCTAATCATTGGTCTTTACCTTACTTGCTGTGATCTGGTTAGTTTATCTACCTAAGTTGAATACACAGATTATCTCTGTTGAaagacacaaatataaatgtctTTAGGTTCCCACTAAGAACGTGGAGGGCCAGCTCGCTCCATACTACCCGGTGTTGATGGGCCACGGGACGGCCTGCGTCCTGAAACAGAACACGCCTCGCTCCACCAACGTGCTGTATGTCTGCCACCCCGAAGCAAAGCATGAGATCCTCTCTATTGCTGAGGTCACTACCTGCGAGTACGAAGTAGTGGTGCTGACCCATCTGATCTGTGcacaccccaaatacaggtgtgtgtgtgtgtgtgtgtgtgtgtgtgtgtgtgtgtgtgtgtgtgtgtgtgtgtgtgtgtgtgtgtgtgtgtgtgtgtgtgtgtgtgtgtgcacaccccaaatacaggtagcAGCAGATCTACCCAATCAGTTTCCCTTGTTTGATCTATTTCAGAACTAGCATAGCTGATTTAACTCATTTACAGAATGACATAGTGAATAGTCCCGTAGTTAGTGTAAGTTAAGgcagtggtattcaaactttTGGGACCCCATGTTTTCCACCAGAATTTCTGGTGAACACATTAATGTTTGCAATAATTTCTCGAGATCCCAATATGACAACCTTAAAATCTGTATATTTATTTGCATCAACGAATAACCTCAAATGTAATGAATTTTCTCATCAAAAATTAAAATAAACCAATAAATAATTGTgctcaatttttttatttataattaTTTCTCAAAACGTTAGTATATTGTCCCATGTTTGAGATGTAATGGAGTCATATCTTTATCCCATGGTGTGTTAGGTTCAAGTCGTCCCCAGTGAATGCCATCTTCTGCCAGGCCCTGTCTGGTTCTCCCCTGCAGCCTCACAGTCTCTCTCAGATGAACCGAGAGCAGGAACAGCTACTGAAACCTCCCTTCAGTGCTCCTACTGccccagagatggagagagaggtgagggggggggggggggtgaaactgGTGGAAGATAGGAAGGGGCAGGGGTAGTGGAAGACTAGTAGGCCGCACCATGGTAAAGCGTTTTGCATTCTTCCCAACTCTACTGAACAAGACTCGGGTTTAGAAGCCAACCACCTCCCCTCCTTTTTTTCTCCAGGAAGAGAGTATGTCCCCGGTGAGAGAGGAGGCCTTCTCCTCTACCCATAAGCCCCTGGTGGTGGGCGGGCAGACTCATATTACAGTGGGAACCACCCACATCTCCCGCCTGACGGACGAGCAGCTGATCAAAGAGTTCCTGAGTGGCTCCTACTGTCTCCATGGGGTTAGTATGAggcatgctgattggctggctgtTGAAGAAGACACCTACTCATTGGCTACAGTTCCATATTGGCTACTGCTCATTGGCTGCTGTTGTTTATTCAATTCAATTGAATATAACATTATTGTTCCCTGATGTATTACATGTATACATACCAAAatacttttatctccctcaccaactttaaacatctgctatctgagcagctaaccgatcgctgcagctgtacatagtccatcggtaaatagcccacccaatttacctacctcatccccatactgtttttatttatttacttttctgctcttttgcacacgaccatctgatcatttatcactacagtgttattgacttgtttattgtttactccatgtgtaactctgtgttgttgtctgttcacattgctttgctttatcttggacaggtcgcagttgtaaatgagaacttgttctcaactagcctacctggttaaataaaggtgaaataaaaaaaagggGAACTGACAGAGGAGGTTAGAAGAGGTGCTCAAGTAACACACACCTCTTCTGTAGCTCATACTGTAGCATACTGTAGCATCTGTCTGATGTCTGGAAtctgtgtgttccagggagtGGGATGGTGGAAGTATGAGTTCTGCTATGGGAAGCATGTGCATCAGTACCATGAGGTAAGGgttctttctctattgtgtaTCAAACTTATGGAAACAACGTGTTTGACTCCATCCCAGCCCTTACAATGAGCCTGTACTCCTTCACATggagttgattgtggcctgtggaatgttgtcccgctcctctttaatggctgtgcgaagttgctggatattgacgggaGCTGGAACACTGTCATACACggtgatccagagcatcccaaacatgctcaatgggggacatgtctggtgagtatgcaggcaatggaagaactgggacattttcagcttccaggaattgtgtacagatccttgcgacatgggggccgtgcattatcatgctgaaacatgaggtgatgacggcAGATTAATggtacgacaatgggcctcaggatctcgtcacgatatctctgtgcattcaaattgccatcaataaaattcAACTGTGTTCGATGTCTGTAGCTCATAACATAACCCCAcaaccaccatggggcactctgttcacaatgttgacatccgCAATTTGgtcacccacacgacgccatctgcccggtacagttgaaaccaggattcatccatgaagagcacacttctccagcatgccagtggccatcaaaggtaaacatttccccactgaagtcagttatgacactgaactgcagtcaggtcaagccCCTGGTGAGGATggcgagcacgcagatgagcttccctgagatcgTTTCTGACAGGTTGTGCAAaccgggtgtctggtctcagctgatcctgcaggtgaagaagctggatgttgaggtcctggactggcgtggttacacgtggtctgtgaggctggttggacgcactgccaaattctttaaaaaagtGATGTTgggggtggcttatggtagagaaattaatgttcaattctctggcaacaggtctggtggacattcctgcaatcagcatgccaactgcacacttcctcaaaacttgacacatctgtggcattttgttGTGTGTGACAACTGTACATTTTAGTGTGGCTTTTtactgtccccaacacaaggtgcacctgtgtattgatcatgctatttaatcagcttcttgatatgccacacctgtcaggtggatggattatcttggcgaaggagGAATAATCACTAatagagatgtaaacaaatttgtgcacatttgagagaaataagctttttgggtttatggaacatttctgggatcttttatttcagttcatgaaacatgggattaacacttgcgttttatatttttgttcagtataatatagGATGGTTGATTGATGTATGTGTTCTCTCCCAGGATAAGGAGCAAGGGAAGAACATGGTGGTAGTGGGCAGTTGGAACACTGAGGAACACCTGGAGTGGGCCCAGAAGAACGTGGCCCGGTCCTACCAGCTCAAAAACGATGGGGTGCAGAAAGTAAAGTATGTCAGCCAGCTCTACAATCAGTTTATTAAAAGATCACACTGATCTGCAGGATGTTGATAATGAATGTACCACTATTTTAGAAATGGGGCATTAGAGGCTGGTGTCTGGGACAAAGGTTAAGCCTACCTCTGGACTAAAAGCGTGCTCGATGGAGAATACTGATTGAAAGGGCCTTTTAATTCAGCAATAGAATTCACCTGTTTCCAGGAAACCTAAAcatgtttaatgaggagaacacatTTGTGATTGATAATGAGGATTTCATGGTTGTACTTTCTTCTCCCAGACTGGTGTCTCACTTCTACGGCCACGGGGATGTGTGTGACATGACGGGGAAACCCAGACAGGTCATCGTCAAGCTCAAGTAGGTCATCATTAGTGTTTCCACTCTCTTCCTGAGAGAGACCTGGTCAAGTATTGACACACTTAAAGCCGCAACGTCATTTTTgggggcgacctgaccaaattcacatagaaatctaagttctagatctgtcattctcattgaaagcggGATATTTATTCTATGTGCATATTTCTATGCTTTCCCATCAAAGTTTTTATTGCGTCTTTTTACTTTCAGCTTTGTACACCagattcaaacagctgaaaataaaaGATGTttggttatgtaaaatatatttcacagcggtttagaatgtacaatgattctctacactatacttgcttgtttagTCACAACCTGAaattagaactattagaattttagcaaacaGGAAATGGCGAAGTGATTGCTGCATAGTGCATCttcaatatacactacatgtatattgtggacacctgctcatcgaacatctcattcaaaaGTCATGgggattaatatggagttggaacattactgcggggacttgcttccattcagccacgagcattagtgaggtcgggcactgatgttgggcaattaggcatGGCTCGAAGTCgacgttccaattaatcccaaaggtgttcgattggtttgaggtcagggctctgtgcaggtcagtcaagttcttccacactgatctcggcaaaccatttctgtatagacctcgctttgtgcacgggggcattgtcatactgaaacaggaaagggccttccccaaactgttgccacaatgttggaagcaccgaatcgttgtatgctgtagtgttaagatttcctttcactggaaataaggggcctagcccaaaccatgaaaaacaggcccagaccattattccccctccaccaaacgttagttggcactatgctttgggcaggtagcgttctcctggcatccgccaaacccagattcgttcgtcagactgccagatggtgaagcgtcatttatcactccagagagtttccactgctccagagtccaatggctgcaagctttacaccactccagccgacgcttgtcaTTGCGATCTTAGGCTTGTCCATGACTGCTcagtcatggaaacccatttcatgaagcttccaacGAACAGtgcttgtgctgacgttgctcggtagtgagtgtttttaccgaggacagacaatttttttgCGTTTCagctgtcctgttctatgagctagtgtgtcctaccacttcttggatgagctgttgttgctcctagacgtttccatttcataataacagcacttacagttgaccggggcagctctagcagggtagaaatttgacgaactgacttgttggaaaggtggcaacctatgacggtgccacagtgactcactgagctcttcagtaaggccattctactgccaatgtgtgtctatggagattgcatggctgcttGCTCAATTTAATATCCCGGTTAGCAACGGGtgcggctgaaatagccaaatacactaatttgaaggggtgtccacatacttttatatatgacatttagcagacatttatccaaagcaacttagtcaTGCATTTTACGTACGGGTGGTCGCGGGAAtgaaacccactatcctggcattgcaagcaccatgctctaccaactgagttacagaggaccacttCCCCATTGGAGTGACATGCGGAGCTTAAAAGCTcatcagatagaaatgtatgGTGTAGAACAGGGAATCTTGTCAGCTCTACTGATtatatttctatctgcaacgttcagAATGTTTCACATCACTGAATACACCGCAAGTctctgattcaagtatttttcctctcctctgcctcagGTGTAAGGAGTCTGAGTCTCCCCATGCCGTCACTGTGTACATGCTGGAGCCTCAGACCTGTCAGTACGTCCTTGGGGTAAGACTGCATACACACATCACTGTCGCATCGTCTTATGGTTCAACACTTGAACACATTGTTGCAGATTTCCGATGTATTCACTACACATGGCAAATAAACTCAACCCTGTTATTTTTTCTCAATCAGGTTGAGTCTCCAGTCATATGCCAGATCCTGGACACAGCTGATGAGAAAGGCCTTCTATCTGTCACCAGCTAACAGAACAGGAGGCCTGAGAGATGAAGAAGAGGGATGAGCAGAGGGGAATAAGAAGCGCAATAGAAAAGGACATGGATTTAGGCGGCATAAAACGGACAACTGAAGAATGGATGCACCAAGGCCCATGGCACTGCTCAGGAGGTTCAGACAGACATGGAGAAAGTGTTGATCCTGGAACGGCCCCTGGAAGCCAGGACCACAGTCCCTCGCTAATGCCCTGGCTTAGACCTCCTCTATGGACTGTACCAGACCCATTCTGCTTAAAAAGCCTTATATAAAAGCATGGAAATCCTATTCTAAATGGGACAGAGACTCACAGAATGTGACCCTGCTCACTCCACAAGGCAGTGGATCTATGGCCTGGACTTCATATCTTCCTTGTATGCTTTATCTTCGGCACATTAGTTCTAGTGTCTTTTCTGGCCATATGCCAGGACAGAGAACCACCAATCATTCAGATAACCTCATCAGCAGAACCAGTTTCCATGTTGTAGTCGGTTTTATTGTCAACATTCTAAATTATCGTAATTTATTTCAGATTGATTTGATGCTTGTCCGTGACACTTTGGTTTTGTAGATATCTTTGAGCAAGGTCAGTTTGAATTTTAAAATGTGCAGACAAACTAACTGTGGGTATAGTAAGATTGGGGTTCTGGTGTCATggttgggatcaattccatttcaattcagtcgattcaggaagtaaactgaaattccaaatgCCTCAGTATTTCCTCATTCAAAAGCAATAATTTAAATTGGGATTTGAATTTgccagtttacttcctgaattgaccccGACCATGGTTGTTATGTTACAGGGTGAGTGAGAGTAACTTAACTTGATGTGCTGTGAATTCAAATCCAAATTTGAGTTGTGATGAACATTTGTTACGTACTGAATCAGATGTTTCCTGTGAATTTCTAAAtatggtgtgttctatggttaaaatgaggggggaaaaaaatagttaaataaaaatataacaaAAATGAGTTCAAATGATTGTCTGGGAGAGCTAGCCACAATATAATAAAGCTCTTGTTTAACTAGCATTCAGTTTGAACCATTATACACTTAGTAAAAAAAGGCCAACTGAACGGAATTCTGTTTGATCACCGGTAGCTTATTTGGTACCACAGACTTAGTTAGAcaactcatctttgtatctgtcccattatggGCTCTTTATTTTGAAGTGGTCCAAGTAGAGCGCTCTATGGATAGACACATGCACTGTGCATAGCTGTCAAATGACAAAAGCTTGAGATGCAGGTTGATTAGCTGACCACCAGAGGGCTCTGATATAGCAAcgattcccatagcaacgattaaaacattccctaaccagaaaccgtggattgatggcagcattcgtgtgaaactgaaagcgcgaaccactgcttttaatcagggcaaggtgtctggtaacatgaccgaatacaaacagtgcagctattccctccgcaaggctatcaaacaagctaagcgccagtacagagacaaagtagaatctcaattcaacggctcagacacaagaggcatgtggcagggtctacagtcaatcacggactacaggaagaaacccagcccagtcacggaccaggatgtcttgctcccaggcagactaaataacttttttgcccgctttgaggacaatacagtgccactgacacggcctgcaacgaaaacatgcggtctctccttcactgcagccgaggtgagtaagacatttaaacgtgttaaccctcgcaaggctgcaggcccagatggcatccccagccgcgccctcagagcatgcgcagaccagctggccggtgtgtttacggacatattcaatcaatccctataccagtctgctgttcccacatgcttcaagagggccaccattgttcctgttcccaagaaagctaaggtaactgagctaaatgactaccgccccgtagcactcacatccgtcatcatgaagtgctttgagagactagtcaaggaccatatcacctccaccctacctgacaccctagacccactccaatttgcttaccgcccaaataggtccacagacgatgcaatctcaaccacactgcacactgccctaacccatctggacaagaggaatacctatgtgagaatgctgttcatcgactacagctcggcattcaacaccatagtaccctccaagctcgtcatcaagctcgagaccctgggtctcgaccccgccctgtgcaactgggtactggacttcctgacgggccgcccccaggtggtgagggtaggcaacaacatctcctccccgctgatcctcaacactggggccccacaaggttgcgttctgagccctctcctgtactccctgttcacccacgactgcgtggccacgcacgcctccaactcaatcatcaagtttgcggacgacacaacagtggtaggcttgattaccaacaacgatgagacggcctacagggaggaggtgagggccctcggagtgtggtgtcaggaaaacaacctcacactcaacgtcaacaaaactaaggagatgattgtggacttcaggaaacagcagagggaacacccccctatccacatcgatggaacagtagtggagagggtagcaagttttaagttcctcggcatacacatcacagacaaactgaattggtccactcacacagacagcatcgtgaagaaggcgcagcagcgcctcttcaacctcaggaggctgaagaaattcggcttgtcaccaaaagcactcacaaacttctacagatgcacaatcgagagcatcctggcgggctgtatcaccgcctggtatggcaactgcaccgccctcaaccgtaaggctctccagagggtagtgaggtctgcacaacgcatcaccgggggcaaactacctgccctccaggacacctacaccacccgatgtcacaggaaggccataaagatcatcaaggacatcaaccacccgagccactgcctgttcaccccgctatcatccagaaggcgaggtcagtacaggtgcatcaaagctgggaccgagagactgaaaaacagcttctatctcaaggccatcagactgttaaacagccaccactaacactgagtggctgctgccaacacactgacactgactcaactccagccactttaataatg encodes the following:
- the erlec1 gene encoding endoplasmic reticulum lectin 1 isoform X1, with protein sequence MDRTRLLFVLFGGLSELCCNVSANRGGSPSFTDEIPFKINWPGDEFTLPTSGALYKDDDFVIMTTTEKEKYKCLLPSLSNGDDDDVKEYAGPTPGDLLDPLFKQSSCSYRIESYWTYEVCHGKHVRQYHEEKETGQQIKLQEYVLGSMTKKTESSTTSGTETAEKVEETKPEESEPEKEVPTKNVEGQLAPYYPVLMGHGTACVLKQNTPRSTNVLYVCHPEAKHEILSIAEVTTCEYEVVVLTHLICAHPKYRFKSSPVNAIFCQALSGSPLQPHSLSQMNREQEQLLKPPFSAPTAPEMEREEESMSPVREEAFSSTHKPLVVGGQTHITVGTTHISRLTDEQLIKEFLSGSYCLHGGVGWWKYEFCYGKHVHQYHEDKEQGKNMVVVGSWNTEEHLEWAQKNVARSYQLKNDGVQKVKLVSHFYGHGDVCDMTGKPRQVIVKLKCKESESPHAVTVYMLEPQTCQYVLGVESPVICQILDTADEKGLLSVTS
- the erlec1 gene encoding endoplasmic reticulum lectin 1 isoform X2, whose protein sequence is MDRTRLLFVLFGGLSELCCNVSANRGGSPSFTDEIPFKINWPGDEFTLPTSGALYKDDDFVIMTTTEKEKYKCLLPSLSNGDDDDVKEYAGPTPGDLLDPLFKQSSCSYRIESYWTYEVCHGKHVRQYHEEKETGQIKLQEYVLGSMTKKTESSTTSGTETAEKVEETKPEESEPEKEVPTKNVEGQLAPYYPVLMGHGTACVLKQNTPRSTNVLYVCHPEAKHEILSIAEVTTCEYEVVVLTHLICAHPKYRFKSSPVNAIFCQALSGSPLQPHSLSQMNREQEQLLKPPFSAPTAPEMEREEESMSPVREEAFSSTHKPLVVGGQTHITVGTTHISRLTDEQLIKEFLSGSYCLHGGVGWWKYEFCYGKHVHQYHEDKEQGKNMVVVGSWNTEEHLEWAQKNVARSYQLKNDGVQKVKLVSHFYGHGDVCDMTGKPRQVIVKLKCKESESPHAVTVYMLEPQTCQYVLGVESPVICQILDTADEKGLLSVTS